The nucleotide window AAAGATTAGTATGCAGCACTTACATTCAGACTATGTTTTCGTTCTTGGAGAACAACATCTAACAATATACAGGAAATTAAATGAGTAACATGGTGCTACGTTTTTTCTCTGCAAAAGCGCCCCTcctaaaaacatttataaagacTGGGACAAGTTCCTGTCTGGATGATTTTGTGCTTATTTGCTGACTGATATCAAGTGAATGTCTCCACATTGCTGCAAACCTGACCAAAACACAAAGAACATCTGGACAAATTACAATCCTAGAGGTACTGGGAAGCCATGTAGGTTAATTTGAGAAAAATTCTCAGGTTCAAACCCTGGTATGGTGATTACTTGCAGGGAGGAAGGTTGGTTACCAGTCTTACAGACATACCAGACATTTTCCCAAACCTATTGCTCttgaagtatgtatgtatgtggtcaaGTTTGGATCCTTCTTTGATGGTAGTTTTTTGTGCCCAAAAATGGATGCCACCAGTTTCTGTGGAAGGGGTTGATTGCTGGGGGAGATGGTGTTATCCTCAGAGTGGGATTCTTTGTAGGGTCGGACTAAGGCTCCTTGCGCATTGTTACTTTCACATTGTTGAAGACCTTTCCTAGTGCTTCGTAGAGAGGGTCACAGAAGGTGTGGATGCAGAGCGAGTAGATCCGTCCTACACACTGAATTTCAATCAGGTAACTCTTGATGCAAGGCACCACCGCCCAGATGTGACAGAAAGATATAAGGGCAAATAGGATGCCCCAAATAATAGCGAGGGGGATGCCAAAGATAGTCGAGAGCAGACGGTAGCACCAGTACTTGGTGACTGTGAAAGTGGTGAAACTGGCCTTCCAGACACCATCCAGGCTGTAGGTGCCTTCGGGCTCAGCGATAACATCTTCAAAATCCACCTGGGGAGACAGAGAAAAACATGAGATATTAAGTGTAGGATGGAGCACAGGaatacaacaaaaaaacagaagtcaAGTCTAGGCACAATATACACTGAAGCTGAAGGTTTGGATATACATAAAGGaggttctggcccatatttatggaacgtTAGTGTCaccttagcgtcactttttttacaCTGGAGCGGTGCTAACAATTTTTTTACGCTAGACTCgtccagcatcaaaatattggagttggcgTCATTTTTAGGATAGCACctacccaccttgcatctcattgagacagtgagatgcaaggtaggcattcccttcctaaacatgacgctagccccccagcaccatatttaactccgGACGCTGAAACGACGTGCATCAAGGAGGCAGACCTAAGTAATGGAGCATTAGTTAAAGTGCTGGTAGGCTTATtttcatggggaaacaccatggaatgggcacatggATGTCCACCCCaatccccaccatcaccaccacccacaccatagggacactaCTGGAGGGTGGAGCCCctcacaggtaagtgtatgtgtgtggtgtgccactggaggccccttacatgaggccctcttgctggcactgggtatgttggatttgccctggggacactggtgcTCTGTGGTgtgcattggggttgtggtaatgactcctgtctatacttggacaggagtcatttttggctgcttgtgcatcaaaaaatgacgctagtctggccTGCGGCAGGTattttgctgctaatcagcctaccgTCTTTTTTCCCCACTAGCGCCTTTTCCCCTAACGCCATGCATCACCGGCTAGCGTAGTTTTTTGACACGCTAACCATTCTTTAGTACCATcgtgcgtcatttcttaaatatggtgcacggattgcgttagggaatggtgttagctgTGTTAGCTCGTGTTAAGAAAAATGACGTGcggcatttttcataaatatgagccttaataTGTTACACAGGGAGGTCATGTGGCCAAGGATTAGGACTGTGCAAACTTGCGAAGCCTGATGACTTGCTTCTTTGcacatttttttcaatgtttgcCAGATTGTAAATCtggcaaatatatttaaaaaaatggaaaaacaaagaGTCTTGCACAGTAGTAGGAACTTTCCTGCTGACTGCAGAGTCCAGATTGGTAGAATCTTTATGTTTTTGATGGCAACATGTGCCTTCTAACAGATCATTCTTTCTCAGGGCAAGACTTCGGAAATCAAGGAAAGGTAATGATGTGGTTGTGTGGCTGTCGTTATGTTTTCTCTGCTGTGAGTGGCAGTGGGGAAGTTCAGTGGATATTGCTCTTCCATGTCATCACCTTTCCTGAATTCCAAAAGactggccctgagacttgaaaGGTCTGGAAACAGAGAATGAGTGTAGTGCTATCAAAACACATATCTGACCCCATGCTGCAAGGGACATCTGACTGGATGAACTGAGCAAATGTTGGCCCCACTGCCTCTACCACAATTCACCAGGCGACACAGGTGTCATGAAAACTCACTAAGCTGTACATAGGATTTGAATAACGaccacccacttttggagtatagaaCATACTAAAAAATACTATGGTAAAGTATGTCTATACTGTTATGCAAAAAACTATAGTATCCATGTCACAACACTTCATGGGAGCTGTGATCTTTTGAGACCTCGTCTCCTGt belongs to Pleurodeles waltl isolate 20211129_DDA chromosome 9, aPleWal1.hap1.20221129, whole genome shotgun sequence and includes:
- the CAV3 gene encoding caveolin-3, whose amino-acid sequence is MSEEQSFYEEKILRDLNTKEIDLVDRDPKRINEDVVKVDFEDVIAEPEGTYSLDGVWKASFTTFTVTKYWCYRLLSTIFGIPLAIIWGILFALISFCHIWAVVPCIKSYLIEIQCVGRIYSLCIHTFCDPLYEALGKVFNNVKVTMRKEP